The DNA region gagagaggaatagaaatggggagaggaaggggcgggggcgggagacTCACCCTGGCaagcacacacgcgcgcgcgcgcgcgcacacacacacacacacacacacacatacacgagcgtgcgtgcgtgcgtcACACTGTCATTCGAATATACGCCGCCGCGCGGCTCACACCCAGGCACACGCCCACGCACTGTCACTGAGGCACACACACCTGCAGGCAGAGACGCCCGAACAACACACACTCACCAGAAGCTTTTCCTGGTTCTCACACATACACGGTCCTACAGGCAGAAGCGCATGTAAATGCCCACACGCGGGGCACACGCAGCAGTGAAGAATGCACAGACACGTAGACCCGTCAAAACACATATGTACATCTGACACCCAGGGGCTAAGACAGCCAAAAATCTtaagaggttgggggtggggctgaTCGGGGACAAGACACATACTCAGCGGCACAGGCTCACACCAGGGGCACACATACCAGGGgtccacacatatacacaaacacaacACCTGAGACTCTTGATAGACACACCTCACACATTCagggcacagacacacacacacacactacagagCAGGGACACAGACACCCATAATCAGCAGGGGCACAGAGAaatccccttcccccctccccccacacactcAGAGTTTCACACCCACACATGCCAGAGCTGCTGCCTGTGCCCTGCCGTGGCGAAGTGTGGCAGAGAGGTCACTGGGATCCCTGAAGCAGGCCTTGCTAGTCTAGCCATATAATGAGGTTCTGATGATAGGAGATTCCTGGGGCTGTGGACCCTGCGCCCCTGCTTGACTGCCTACAAACTTCCTTTCTTGGCCCCCAGGGCCAGTGGTGTAGACCTTAGGCCTCTCTGGCCACAGCCGACCCTGCCAGCCTCAACCCGGGTAGCTGGGGGAGAGGTGGGAAAGCCATAGAGGGATATTAGCAACCGCATAGGGAGACTCCCAGCACATCCCCAACACAGCCAGGAGGCAGGCTCATCCCTGGTGCTGCTCAATCTTCGGACTTCAAGGGGCACTTTCTTTGCTAAGAGCCGGGTGGGCACTGGGGAGGGGTAGGATGTGGGTTGTGTTCTGGACCCTAGTAACCCGGCCCCTCCTTCAGTCTGTTTTCAATTCAGTCAGCTCCTTGGCCTAGACTTATGACCTTTGCAGTGTGAGGCAGCATCATCTATCACCCAGGCGGctgctggcaggggtggggggcgttGGGGGCTCACACAGGGTCGctgtccctcctgcctccctctcctgaGAACTGCTCTCTGCCCACAGGCCAGGGTCCACGGGCGGGGCAAGTACTGGGGGGAGGGTGTGACCAAGGGGCTCAATTGCTATAACTGGACCTTGTGTCCCCACCCCTGACACCCCAGCACCCGTCCTTCGAACTCGGCACAGTCAGCCTCCCcgctcctcccaccctccctctctcggGCCCTTTGCTTAATTTCCTATTAACTGCTGATAAATCCAATTAAACCGCCGCTCTAATTAGGGACAGCTGCCGGCTCCgggaggcgggggaggagggTGCCCCCCGAGTGTAGGGGGAGAGAACAGCAGCTCTTTCTGTTTCTCGGTACCCCTACACCAGCACTGCCGCCCAATGAGCCAGTAAATTGGTTTTGTTTCAGCATTATGTGTGTGGGGGGCGCTCTCGAGGATCTTGGGAGGCTCTGGTTTTGAGTCCCTTTGATCGCTTGATGAAGAATTGCGACCCAAGCCCTATCCGTCCCTGTCCCCCGCTTTGGTGGTAGGTGGATCGTGAGGAGGGATGGGGGCAAAGGTTTGTGTGCAGCGGTGGAGGGGGGCCTGCGATCTGATATTCCAGCCCAAGCGTGATTCGAGGGGGCTGCCTGAGCTTCCCTTTATGACCCCGCCGCCGCCCCGAGGCGTCCGGATCAGTCAAGGGCAAAGGGAACAGGAAACCGAACCAGGTTCTGAGGCGAGTCTTCTCGTGTGCTTCCCTACCCCCAACACACCTCAGCTTTCTGGAAGGAAGGGGGGCGCTCCCGTCCCGGGccctcctcttccccagcccAGCTGAGACTCTGCCCTCCCCCCGCCAGCAGCAGATGGTGCCCGGGCTCCCGCTGCCAACCTTGCTAGGCGGTGCCAACCTCAGGCCTGGCTGACAACCGGCAGAAGAGAAGAGGATCTCTTGACTGGCCAGGCTGACCCTCCCCCACCCGCCATCTAGCTCAAGACCCTCAGCCAGCCCCATTCCAGCGGCCACCCCAGGCTGCCGCTCACTGGTCCGCTCCCAGGTCCCTAAACTCCTCgtctcctccagctccctttcctACACCTTCCCGCTCCCCGCCACCTGCCACCGCGACCTGGGCTGGTACATTTGCATATTTGCATAtgcaaatataatttacatacggcgCACCGCAGGGGGGGTCTCCGCTTGAGCTGCTTAGCTGTCTGCCCCGCGCCCTCTCACTTGGTACCTGTCGCAAagggctggggcgggggccgCGCGGGAGGGGTCAGGCCCCCACCCCCCCCCGTCTCGCTCGCTCAGTTCCCGGAGGACTTGAGGAAGTGTTGCCATGGAGACGGCACGCACCCCACCCCCTTACAGGACCAGGGTCTCAGGCTTGGTGTCTCCGgttctctccccccgcccccccacccccgtccctcGCACTTCAACCGAGATCTTGCATCGCCCCCTGGCGGCCTAGCTCGGAACTGAGCCAGGTTCGGAAATGCAAGGGGCTGCCCACGGCCAAATCACTAAGAGCTAGTGGGACCTACCCTGCTACCCGATCCTGCTCCCAGCAGCAGGGGCGCGGGGGCCGTGACCCCAGTCCAGCTCCCCTTTCTTCATTGACGACAGAGGCCTTGCCTGGCGGACGCATCTGTCTCCCCACCTCGCACCATGGTAGTGAGGGGAGAGCTGGGGAAGATTCGCCACCCCTTCCCaggccctctctcctccctctcccctcggCCCCCAGTTAAACGGTAAACTTTTCTAACTTTTGTCAAAACTTTAATAAATTCGCAACATTCGATGGTTCGCCTCAATGCCCCCTCCCGTCTCCCTAGTGGAGACGCGTTCTTTTTCCAGATCTCAAAGGCTGGACCTGAGGGGTTTCGAGTGAGGCTGCTCCCGGCACCAAGTATCCGACGCCCTCGGCGGGGAAGGGGGACGGGAACCAGTCCCTTCCCGGAAGCACCGTCACGTTCCGGCGGGCCTTCCCATCTCCCCCACCCAGCAGTATAGTTGCTTTCGCCCCTTTTCTCCCCAACCTCCACTGGGCCTGCCCAGAATGGGGTTTGGTTATCTCCCGCCAGCAGGCGTCTTCACGCCTAAATCTCCTCCAGGAAGTCGGTGGGAAACAGCCCCACCTTGCGGCCGGTGTAGACCTTGACGTAGCCACCGGCTTCATCTCCTTTCTGCACCACAATCTAAAGGATTAAGGGACGAGGGAGGAGGGGAATCAAGAGAAAACAGTAGAAGAGCTGAGTAGGGGAGTCCAGAGTTATGGAGGCCCAATCTAGCCCCATTAATGGGTTAAGATCTGCAAGGAGTGTAGTTTGCAGAGAAgcctctgggcctggggttgAGTTGGGGCACCAGAGCTACCTGGTCCTTCTTGAGAGTGATCTGCCCTATCTCGCGGTTCCCCACGAAGGATCTCGTTACGCGGTGCACACGCTCTCCAGACCGGACCCGAATGATGAAGTTTGGAGGGAAAAATCCGACCTTCTCCCCTATTTTCCCCTAAAGGAGATGGTAGGCATAATTAATCTCACAATCTCTGGTTCTAAACTCAACCCATGTCCCACCCGAGTCTCAGACATTTCTCTTACCCGCCACCACTCCTCATTGGAGTCATCAATGACTGTGATCTTCTCTCCAGgcctgggagaggaaggaaggggcctCTGAGATTTAGGAGCCTTACACATTCAGTCCCTTGGCTGTGCCCAGGTTCAGCCCCAAATAGGCTCCATGCCTGAGTCCccccttttcctttcccatagGGAGCTGGGCTCTCCCCTCTCCACTCCCAGTACACCGCCACCCCAATCCTAAGGCCTCTCACGGGAAATCCAGATCGTCCTTCTCCAGGGCTTTGAATCGATAGAGAGCCACAAAGTAATGAGACTGCTGGAAGCCAGGCTGCTTGTGCTGGGGGTGAAAGGGGGTGATGAGTCTCAGGGCACCTCTGTCCCAGactgagaggcaggaggcaaggcCAGGGGTATTTTCTAGACACACTACATTCCACCTCTCTTTCATGTCCCTGAACTAAGACGAATGTGTTGGCTGTGTGAGGTGGTGGAGAAGACAGGTTAATGATTGGAACCCATGGAATAAGTGTGAGCTTCTGCTGAGGCCGTGAGTGGCGTGAGTGGTGTCAGACCTAGGttggggagaggactggggtccccacagggagaaaatattctcaCTTTGTCATCAGGTGTCTTCTTTTCAGCTTTCTTATCCCCTTCAGGGTTTCCTGGAATGGGAAACACCGACAAATTGTCTCTGGCTTCTGGAGTGTAGCCCTCAATCCCTTACCTTTCTGTTCCAGGGCCTCTTACCTCCAAACCTGGCATGCTCTTTGGCCCTCCATCTCCTGTGCCACAGCTGAGCCCTGACCCTCCTCCATCTCTATGGATGGAGGTGGGTGTTACTCACCATCCTGGGGTTTGCCTTCCTGTAGTCTGGCAGACTCTGGCTCCTCTTCCATCATGGCTGCTAGAGACTGGAGAGGGCACTAGAGTTAGGAAGATGCTGTCTTGGAAACCCATGCTTGCCCTGGCTCTCAAGTCAGGCCAGAGAACTAGAGAATAGGATCTCAGTGTTGGAAGGAGCCTTG from Pseudorca crassidens isolate mPseCra1 chromosome 11, mPseCra1.hap1, whole genome shotgun sequence includes:
- the STAC3 gene encoding SH3 and cysteine-rich domain-containing protein 3 isoform X3 encodes the protein MANKERKKGQADKKNSLAAMMEEEPESARLQEGKPQDGNPEGDKKAEKKTPDDKHKQPGFQQSHYFVALYRFKALEKDDLDFPPGEKITVIDDSNEEWWRGKIGEKVGFFPPNFIIRVRSGERVHRVTRSFVGNREIGQITLKKDQIVVQKGDEAGGYVKVYTGRKVGLFPTDFLEEI